One window of Epinephelus fuscoguttatus linkage group LG9, E.fuscoguttatus.final_Chr_v1 genomic DNA carries:
- the lman2 gene encoding vesicular integral-membrane protein VIP36 isoform X1: protein MRITKVFLSVTAVLMTCQLSPVSCDITDGNAEHLKREHSLMKPYQGVGSSPSSQWDFWGSTLVTSSYVRLTPDERSKQGSIWNTVPCYLKDWEMHVQFKVHGSGKKNLHGDGIAVWYTKDRLHPGPVFGNQDQFHGLAIFLDTFRNDLHGMDRSFPYISAMVNNGSVNYDHGKDGRSSELGGCSAEIRNREHDTYLAIRYSKGRLTVMVDVDDKNEWKECIDIGGVRLPTGYFFGASAATGDLSDNHDIISMKLYQLMVEHTPEEENLDWTKIEPSVSLLKSPKDNIDDPTGNFRGTPLTGWKVFLLLLCALLGIVVCAVVGAVVFQKRQERNKRFY from the exons ATGAGGATTACTAAAGTATTTCTGAGTGTAACGGCGGTGCTGATGACGTGTCAGCTGTCTCCGGTGAGCTGTGACATCACGGACGGGAACGCGGAACATCTGAAGAGAGAGCACTCGTTAATGAAACCGTACCAAG GTGTTGGCAGCAGTCCCAGCAGTCAGTGGGACTTCTGGGGAAGCACGTTGGTGACGAGCTCGTACGTCCGCCTCACTCCAGACGAGAGGAGCAAGCAGGGATCCATCTGGAACACTGTG CCGTGTTACCTGAAGGACTGGGAGATGCACGTGCAGTTTAAAGTTCAcgggtcaggaaagaagaaTCTCCATGGCGATGGCATCGCTGTGTGGTACACGAAGGACCGACTGCATCCAG GCCCTGTGTTTGGAAACCAAGATCAGTTTCATGGCCTGGCTATTTTTTTGGATACCTTCCGCAATGACCTCCATGGGAtggat CGTTCCTTCCCGTACATTTCAGCCATGGTGAACAACGGCTCAGTGAACTACGACCACGGTAAAGACGGCCGATCGTCGGAGCTGGGAGGCTGCTCGGCTGAGATCAGGAACAGAGAGCACGACACGTACCTCGCCATCCGCTACTCCAAAGGAAGACTCACT GTGATGGTTGATGTGGACGATAAGAACGAGTGGAAGGAGTGCATCGACATCGGAGGAGTTCGACTTCCTACAGGATATTTCTTTGGTGCCTCAGCAGCTACAGGAGATCTGTCAG ataACCATGATATCATCTCGATGAAGCTCTACCAGCTGATGGTCGAACACACTCCTGAGGAGGAGAACCTGGACTGGACCAAGATCGAGCCCAGCGTCAGCCTCCTCAAGTCCCCCAAAG ACAACATCGACGATCCCACCGGAAACTTCCGAGGGACGCCCCTGACCGGCTGGAAGgtgttcctgctgctgctgtgcgcTCTGCTGGGGATCGTGGTGTGTGCTGTGGTGGGAGCTGTAGTTTTCCAGAAGAGACAGGAGAGGAACAAGAGGTTCTACTGA
- the lman2 gene encoding vesicular integral-membrane protein VIP36 isoform X2 encodes MRITKVFLSVTAVLMTCQLSPVSCDITDGNAEHLKREHSLMKPYQGVGSSPSSQWDFWGSTLVTSSYVRLTPDERSKQGSIWNTVPCYLKDWEMHVQFKVHGSGKKNLHGDGIAVWYTKDRLHPGPVFSNNALFHGLAVFIDTYSNDDATDRSFPYISAMVNNGSVNYDHGKDGRSSELGGCSAEIRNREHDTYLAIRYSKGRLTVMVDVDDKNEWKECIDIGGVRLPTGYFFGASAATGDLSDNHDIISMKLYQLMVEHTPEEENLDWTKIEPSVSLLKSPKDNIDDPTGNFRGTPLTGWKVFLLLLCALLGIVVCAVVGAVVFQKRQERNKRFY; translated from the exons ATGAGGATTACTAAAGTATTTCTGAGTGTAACGGCGGTGCTGATGACGTGTCAGCTGTCTCCGGTGAGCTGTGACATCACGGACGGGAACGCGGAACATCTGAAGAGAGAGCACTCGTTAATGAAACCGTACCAAG GTGTTGGCAGCAGTCCCAGCAGTCAGTGGGACTTCTGGGGAAGCACGTTGGTGACGAGCTCGTACGTCCGCCTCACTCCAGACGAGAGGAGCAAGCAGGGATCCATCTGGAACACTGTG CCGTGTTACCTGAAGGACTGGGAGATGCACGTGCAGTTTAAAGTTCAcgggtcaggaaagaagaaTCTCCATGGCGATGGCATCGCTGTGTGGTACACGAAGGACCGACTGCATCCAG GGCCTGTGTTTTCCAACAATGCTCTGTTCCACGGGCTGGCCGTGTTTATAGATACTTACTCTAACGATGATGCCACAGAT CGTTCCTTCCCGTACATTTCAGCCATGGTGAACAACGGCTCAGTGAACTACGACCACGGTAAAGACGGCCGATCGTCGGAGCTGGGAGGCTGCTCGGCTGAGATCAGGAACAGAGAGCACGACACGTACCTCGCCATCCGCTACTCCAAAGGAAGACTCACT GTGATGGTTGATGTGGACGATAAGAACGAGTGGAAGGAGTGCATCGACATCGGAGGAGTTCGACTTCCTACAGGATATTTCTTTGGTGCCTCAGCAGCTACAGGAGATCTGTCAG ataACCATGATATCATCTCGATGAAGCTCTACCAGCTGATGGTCGAACACACTCCTGAGGAGGAGAACCTGGACTGGACCAAGATCGAGCCCAGCGTCAGCCTCCTCAAGTCCCCCAAAG ACAACATCGACGATCCCACCGGAAACTTCCGAGGGACGCCCCTGACCGGCTGGAAGgtgttcctgctgctgctgtgcgcTCTGCTGGGGATCGTGGTGTGTGCTGTGGTGGGAGCTGTAGTTTTCCAGAAGAGACAGGAGAGGAACAAGAGGTTCTACTGA